The Vigna angularis cultivar LongXiaoDou No.4 chromosome 9, ASM1680809v1, whole genome shotgun sequence DNA window AATGAggctattttttatattttgacgattcaatattttatttccaTATTCTGACTtgcaattcttttattttaatctttgtaatttattactattttttaagtGATGAGTTGTTTGACATAATAATAAGCTAGTGACTAGAGTTAAAAATAACAGCTCGACCCCTTTATTacacttattttttaataattttgaaaaatacttttatgaatgtaaaaaacaatatttttgagaagtattttttctctctttatattttagaagtaattttttttcgtAACATGTTAGAAgatattttctttcaatatatctttattttcttaaaattcttgaaaatagtttaaaaaaatacgaACACAATGGAGTGTAATTAGTAAACAGGGGTGTCTAATAGAAGGAACAAGTTTCTTATTAGGTTGGGCTGTGTAACAGATTAAGGTTAGAGTATAAGGAGTTTTCCAGAACCAAACAAAAGCTTAAACCCTCTGCAAAGCCCTACTTATTCCATTGGTTGCCATTTCTGATTTCATTTCCAAATCAATTGTTGCTGCAAACTGCAACTGCAATGTATCGATTAGCTAGAAAAGTAGCTTCTTCTTCCATTGCTTCTCCCTCCGCTAAGAACCTCGTAATTACTTTTCCCTTATTCTTTGCTTTGCTAATGTAGTGGTTCTGCATATTCAATATATacattgatttgtttttttatatcattataGTACATAGTTTCTTAAAAGGGTGTCAGCAATCTAACAGGGACAGTGACAGAGGAATGATGACTTGATTTTTGGTGACAGGTATATGGTAGGTTGTTGTCGAGCAGAAATTTTGTGAGCAAAGATATCAACTTTGGGGTTGGGGCTCGTGCTGCAATCCTCCAAGGTGTAACTCAGGTTGCTGATGCTGTGAAAGTAACCATGGGACCCAAGGTAATACGTACACTCATATATGTGTTGCTCATTTAGTATGACTGATACAGTTGCTATGGccttattttgttgttgaattcaATTTTCCCAACATGTCTCtaacttgtccttttggtagtTCGTTGTTCGCTAGTATGGAATTTGGATGACAAGTTTGGATGTTTTAATAGATATATGTAATCTTTTTGTGGTTCAAACTTATTCATTATTTGTTGTTGTAAGGAGTCTGGATGACAAAGCTTGACTAGACAAGTTGATGTGATGAACCGTAactttcttgttttctcttctGTTTTCAATTGGTTGAATCAGGGTCGCAATGTGATAATTGATAGAAGCCGTGGGAATCCCAGGATCACGAAGGATGGTGTGACTGTGGCTAAAAGTATCAAATttaaagacaaagaaaaaaatatcggTGCTGATCTTGTCAAGCAGGTGGCCAAGGCTACCAACACTGCTGCTGGAGACGGTGATTACTTTTCTTCCAACTCGAATCTTTTATCTCGAAATTATCCCATCATTGTTCATTGAGTTTTTGATTTTCCCTGATAATATTGCTTCATTATAAGTTCTCTGAAAGAATCTTTTGGGACCCAAGAATtgcaatttttttcaatatcagGGTAATTAACAGATACTTGTCTAGAAATAACTCATCGACCAGTAGTCCCTGATGATGGTTTTGTTAAGCAGATTTGATATATAACTTGCTTAAAGGTCTTAACAaacaaatgagaaaaatatataattaagaagaTCTCATATACCCAATGGTGGTTATTACTCTTTgattaaatttcttaaattaatacCCTATTTTATTCTAGATGGAAAACTTAGAGAGCGAGCATAGTTATATTTGCCTTTATCTATTCCTTTTTATGAAACCATTCATGTATCTTACAAGTCCATGCTTCTTCTTTGATTTCAGGTACAACTTGTGCAACTGTTTTGACTCAGGCAATACTCACAGAAGGATGCAAATCAATTGCTGCTGGCGTGAATGTTATGGACTTACGTAATGGAATAAATAAGGCAGTTGATGCTGTAATTACTGACTTGAAAAGCAGAGCATTGATGATAAGCACACCAGAAGAGATAACCCAGGTGCATTTTGGTTAAGAAAACTGTTTTAATGTCTGTTGCTTCCCTCCTATATTAATTATAGGTGCATAGGCATTGAATATTTTTGGCATTAGTTACACTTTATTTATAGAAGAAACTATATTGCTacttatcttataaattaattttcattataccagttatattttgtttattaattatatgtgCATAGGCATAGGCATTGAATAATTTTGGCATTAGTTACACTTTATAGAAGAAACTATGTTGCTACTTCCTGAtggataaattaattttctttatgccagttatattttgtttattgttattCATTTCTGACTAGTAGGTTGGAACTATATCTGCAAACGGGGAGCGCGATATTGGAGAATTGATAGCAAGGGCAATGGAGAAAGTTGGGAAGGAGGGAGTCATTACTGTTGTTGTAAGCAATGATGCTCATTTTTGTGAACTTATTACGTGACACAGTTTTGGTTCAGGGtatctataattttaaaaattttaggaTGGGAATACTTTGGATAACGAGTTGGAAGTGGTGGAAGGAATGAAGTTAACCAGAGGCTACATATCTCCTTATTTTATTACTGACCAGAAGACCCGCAAATGTGTAAGCACAAAATTATTCTTTGTCACATATGTAATATGTCAAAAATTCTCAGAAAATGAAGTAGCATGTTGTATTACAGTAGATCAACCTTGATTATCATCTGatggtgtaattttttttaacaaatgttcTCTTATTTCTGGTGTGTGTATTTATGTTTGTGAAGTTTACTTTGTCTACCACCTTTGGTTTGTCAAAGTAGTCTTTCtgtttttctatctttctatcatGTAGTCATTGATAGGAACATATGGTTCTGTTAATTTCTCCAAAATCTACTTTCAtttttgaaagtattttttttgtGGATATTTGTTATTAATGGCTTCATGCTAGGCTATTGATTTAATTTGACAAAAGTGTCGTGGTTTTATTTAAACACGATGcacataattcaaataaaaaacttcaATCAATTTGGTTAACTTTATTTGGGTTTAGATGTATGTTATATTGACAGCattcattttgattttgttagGAATTGGAGAACCCCTTTATTCTTATCCATGACAAGAAAATTTCAGACATGAATTCACTGCTGAAAATACTGGAGCTTGCAGTAACGGTGGATAAACTATTCCTGATTCAGCATGCTCATTTTCATTTGCAATTTCACCATTCTCattatttacttttactattttattgttaatCAGAAAAAAAGACCACTCCTAGTTGTTGCTGAAGATGTAGAGAGTGATGCACTAGCTATGCTCATACTCAACAAGCATCATGCTGGGCTTAAGGTGATCGATATCACAGCTCTTTGCCTTAACTGAattgtttaaaaagaaaactgaacTGAATTGTTatattagtttagtttttaaagtataattgtTTCTAAGTGAACCCATTGAACTAAACTGGATTGTAACTTATGAGTttagaaaatatactttaatataaaatttctattggtaataattcaaacaattaatataGTTCTAGcaattcaaaacaatttataCTAGTTCAATTTGATTTAGTTCACTCAAACCGTGATTGTATTCAATTCATTTACATTATTATCAATTCAGTTCTATTGAtccacttttaaaatttaacttagtTTTAGAATAGTTTAGTTCAATTTATTCATTTTGCCCAACCCTACTTCCTACAAGCTTAATTTGCTTTCATGTGTTGTTTTCCTGTCCCTTTATCTTCCATTTTGTTTCCCTCCATTTTATGTTGGGTTTTAATTTTACTTGAGGATAAGTGTTGCGTAGATAGAGCAACAAACTAAAGACAATACCACCCATCTGCAAGTGGCTACATAAAGTTAGTTCAAACTGTGCATTGCCTGTTTACTGTCATTACATCCAGAGTCCCTTGAAAAATGTTCCAAATTCCCTTGAAAAGTGTCCTAAATTCCCAAGATTTCATTTAACTTTAGAAATgataagattttatttataaatgcgTATGCATAAATTAAATGAGCGGACACGCATTAGATTCTCAAGTCCTACCTATTTATCAAAAACATAGTCAACTTTTAGTATATGTAGAAGAATTTTGGTTACTAAAAGTGAATTTTCTTGTAGTAGTTTTAAAGCGTTTGTATCTGGTgcatgctttctttttcttgtttgcaTGTTTGTTTAAGGTAagtattatttatgtatttgtGAAATGGCTTATGGGCATGACCTTAATATGACAAGCTATTTGGAATTTTATTTCGTGTATATCcttgttttcctttttctgtAACTTCAAGTTTCTTGTACTTTAGGTTTGTGCCATAAAAGCTCCTGGTTTTGGGGACAGTAGAAGGGCAAATCTAGATGATCTTGCAACTCTTACCGGAGGAGAGGTTATTTTCTATCCAGATTTTATTTGTCAGATACTGCATTTGGGTTCCCATCGGGTGCCTTGTTTTTACTTTTCAAGATTTTAATAACAACTCCTCTATTCAAGATCTCTAGCAATTGGGACTACAGCTTGTTGTATGTTATGAAAAAGATTatgatgaatttgaaaacaGGTGATCACAGAAGAGCGTGGTTTGTCCCTTGATAAAGTCCAATCAGAAATGCTTGGCACTGCAAGAAAGGTATGTGGCTTGAACCAAGTACCAAGATAAGTAATATTTGGTTTCAAACTATTATATAGtatataatctattataatGTGCAACAGGTTACTGTCACCATTGATGACACTATTGTTCTACATGGTGGTGGGGATAAGAAGGCCATTGAAGAGAGATGTGAACAAGTatcttttcttttgaaatattacatttttatctgtacacaatttattttcaagtaTTCTAAatcattcataatttatatatatttttttttctctaattaattttaatgaaataattaccTAGTTGATTATCTAAGCATGCATATGGAGCACTTTTTCTTTGCTATGTTTATCCTATTTCCCACATACATACTCATGGCAATAATGTTTTATGTTGTAGTTGTTTTCTTATAGATTTCATAACCGTTATTACATGTTTAGTGTGCTCATGCCATTTAGTGTTTTGTGCATAACGAAATGTTTCTAAAGTTGCGGCTATATAGATCGAGTGATGTCCGTtcttagattttaaaattatttcagtCTTAAAAAGTTGACATGTCACGACAATATTTGTCGTTTGCCACTGTCTAGATTGTCTTCATGTGGCTTATGGTAAAGAATTGTTGAATTAGTATAATAATCATAGGatgtttaattataataattcttTTTGTAGCTACGGACGGCTATGGAAAGTAGTTCTGCCgtgtttgataaagaaaaagcaCAGGAACGACTATCGAAACTATCTGGTGGTGTAGCTGTTTTCAAAGTTTGTCACTCATCCTAAAAATTACTAGTctataatgattaatttatattcattacCTCACATGGAAGATGCAACTAAATCTTCAGGTTGGAGGGGCTAGTGAGGCCGAGGTTGGGGAAAGGAAAGATAGAGTAACAGATGCTTTAAATGCCACTAGAGCAGCTGTGGAAGAGGGAATTGTTCCAGGTAattcattttttccttctttctgaTGGGATAATAAGTATAAGGAGGAGAATGAAATTGTGGTGGTATTCTCATTCCCAGAACAATCGTTCACCTATAAAAGTTAAGATGTAATTGTTTGAACTAGGTGGTGGAGTCGCTCTCTTATATGCTACCAAAGCCTTGGATAACCTTCAAACTAAAAATGAGGATGAGAAAAGAGGAGTACAGATTATTCAGAATGCACTCAAGGTAATTCCTTTTTCTGCACCTACTTTATATGGTTGCATAAAGCATTGTTCTCTTGTAGATTATGACATTTTTAGTTGTCTGGTAGTTTTTCATCAGAAAATGTTTTTGACACTAGATGTAGTACCACTTGACAGCTCACTTTTAAGGGTTTTGgtcattaaaaaagttaattcttttatttgtaaaaagaGAGATTAAAGGGTAAAAAAGTGGAGATAAAGTGTGCGTAAAAAATTGTTggatgttaaaataatattactctTTTTCATCTTTCTGACAATGCATGTTATTTATCATAGGCGCCTACATCTACAATAGCTTCCAATGCTGGTTTTGATGGTGCTTTGATCCACAGTAAATTGTTGGAACAAGATGATCATAATTTAGGTTTTGATGCCGCCAAAGGTTTGTAATCATTTTGCAGTGACAGTGAAATCCATGAATGATTGTTTTAAGTTATTTCTTTATGCTTAGTTGGTGCTTATTCTGTAAAGCAGGTGTCTATGTTGATATGGTAAAGGCTGGAATAATAGATCCTCTTAAGGTCGTTAGAACAGCTTTGGTAGATGCAGCCAGGTAAAACATTACGTCTCATGCATTTTCTGTATATAGTATTGTAAAAGCTTCACGAATCAGAGGTTGTTTTATGAAGTGATAAAGTTTGAACCTTAAATTAAAAACCAAGGGTGAATACAAACCATGTTGCATTGCAAGACacacattattattataaatattattttgatttaactatttttctctcatgCAGTGTTTCATTGCTACTGACAACAACCGAGGCAGCTGTGGTGGATAATCCGCATGACAAAAATAAACCTCCTAGTCGAGTGCCAGATATGGATGATTTGGACCTCTAACCTGCTTCaccaaattatgaaaatattatttttttgtaccAATGTTGATTTTGCTCTTGCCTCTAAAGCCAAATcatgaaaatattgttttttgtaTCAAAATAGATTTTGCTCTCCCCTCTAAAGAGTGTGGCTGAGGTTGAgttataaactatatttaaatttaaattataaagatCAATGTAGGATAACGTGTAATGTTGAGATAACCATTGAGGTATTGTTCAATTTTGAAGTTTTGCTTTTATAACCTtagaaagatattaaaatattggaaaaaaaatatatgtattttaactGAGGTAACGTTTTTAACCTGcaaatagatattaaaataccGGTAGTTAATAAATACGgtgaaaatttagaaaatgatattttaaaaataataatagtttaaaagtaataaaacttatttattttgatattaaatagttataataataattatgattgGAGAATTGAAATTGTAGATTAATTATGACAAGTTCTccgatttgaaccgattaactTTTCAAGTAAATTGGTTTCTGTTGGTGTTTTTAacgtatattttaattatatttgtggTTCGTAGGAGCTGGtaaattaaatactataatatatataataaaataatatatataatgtttattataaataagGTTTTCTGCATCCATATCTCAAAAGGTTGtgtaaaatatctaaaaattaatgttttatttggtAATGAAAAAAAGGGGAAGAAatagttaaaaaagaaaatacagtcaaataaataaaatataaaatatataattaaataaataaagtgaaaatagtaataataattataatttattttataaataataaatattaaataaataaataaataaaatataaaatatataattaaacgaaaatagtaataataattataatttattttataaataataaatattaaataaataaataaatatatatgtatataaatattatatatatatatatatacagggATTTGCTAAcacctgtttttcagttggtaatgtgtaccggattttagtagacaaaaatatccttatataccatagattctaagttttaaggttaagggtattttaataatttttattttcaaaactaaaaaaaaaaaagaaaccccccaaacctttactcacctctctcgttcctctcaaccctttctctttcatctttctcactccaatccaatcttttctctgtcatctctaCTGTAGTCCCAATTcaaaaaatcacaaacactTGTCACTAAACATTCTTACGCGCGTTAggaaacccatatatatatatatatatatatatatatatatatatatatatatatatatatatatatatatatatatataaaatcaatgtaatcttataGAGTATCCTCTAATAAAAGATGATTGATTATGTTAATGGATAATAAATTCTTGCATAAGAAATTttctaagtaataaaagttTGATTTCTTCATTCCTTGTCGTCAATGTGCTCATACTTTCCAAAATCATTggatttctttatttcttcttttgttgtcGTATCGTTTTCGTCCACAGTTCCCAACAAGCATGCAGTATCTTTTGACTTCAATTTAATAACAATTTGACAACTctacaataattataaaaaaatattttttttatatttgtaaaagaaaagtgaaaagtaataaaaatagtgTTTAATGGATGTTAAAAGAATTTGGAGGATAAAATACcgataaattttagaaatttcatTTTGACAACTTACAGAAAAGTTgataacatttaatatttatttagagaaagaataaaaataataaatttataaaatatatgaaataataacatggactaaaaataatatagattatctcataaataaatatgcaaattttaatttataagttagttttataatattaaattaaatttaaaatttactttttaaaatattatcataatcatccaaaacctattttaaaaaagtttaacattAATTAGATTTATTATGTAACTAATTGTGGAATAATTATCAAAtcattcattaattttataaaatcttaatataaaaaatgtgtttaaaatctacatcaataataaataaaataaatttaaaatatataaataaatataattaaattctcatttataaatttattttataaaattaaattaaactttaatattatttcttaatagaaaaaaaaaacactaataaAACGTAAAGTCAAAGTGCATATATGATTGGTGTTCTTTTATTTGGACACAAATATGGTTCTTGTCCACATGTTTGCAAACATGGTACAAAAGTGTTTTCTCTCAAGCACTCTATATATGATTATCAGATAATGGTAACATATCTATaagcaaaatcaagacgcagacACCAACAATCTAAGCCCTCATGCAGGGGCGTAACATAAGAAAGACAGCAGTAGAGTACAGTAAAGAACATAAAAGAACATCATTATTATATGTTATGAGAAGATTGCTAGCAAACACAGCAACCACAGCATGTGATGCAACACCTACGCACAGGCAGTGAAACGCATGCCTTGAAGCAGTCCCAAACCCTTTGTCCAAGGCAAGAGATGCTGAGCAGAAGACCACCTGGTAGCTTAACACAGCTCAGAAACATGGAGTTGTTCTTGGTTCCCCATGTGAATCCACTGCTATTCACGCACCCTGAGCTATTTTGCTTCCCACTGTTATTGCTGGATATACAACTCATGCTGCTTCTGATATTAATGTTGATGATGCTatgatattttcaattttcaaagtCCATATATATTGGAGAAGGATTGTATCTGATTCCTCAGTATATAACTTTGTATCCGATTCCTCAGTATATAACTTTGTATCGGATTCTATATGTTGGTGGTATACTTGAATGGCAGAAACGATAATATAAATATAGGAATATAATGGAAAAGGAAAATTTCAATAATGAGATCATGCAGCTGAGATCACTTCATCTCAATGAAACCTCTTTATGTGACTAAATAAACCCCCTTCATACACGTTAAGAATATATGTTGTAATATTTTAAGAACAACAATGTGACTTATATGGGATTTTTGTATAATATTGTTGTAACAACTAAACAACTTTcttaagtataaataaaaatttcacacgaatctaaaacaataacaacatatacaagtataaataaaaataatgatacacATACAAAAGACCTAGAAAATAGTACTTTAGAAGTAGTGATGACTTAAAAAGAGTgaactcgattattttaatattaaaaaatttaatataaatagtttcgttaatgagtttcattattttaaaacacattatcTCTCTGTAAACCacttttctttagttttttttgcttttgtttagAAGTTCTTGTCCTTTGTTTGTATGATTAAAGAACAAAGACAGTAGGATTAATCCTTGTGATAAGTTCTTCAATTTGAGTAGTTGAgttttaaccctttttttttagtgttttcttATATATGTTACATGTGCGTCCCGCTCAGCTTGTATGTGTCTTTTGAGTCATCAGTTTGATTCGTTGCTGATAAGTGATTCTAACGGTGTACCATAATCgtctttttgttgtttgtagAAGCAGGTAGAGTGTGTTTGGAGTTGTTTTAAGCTTCCTAAAGTATTTTGGTCATCTATCATGTAAAAGAAGTTAAATaccttgttttaaattttaaataccgTGATAATCTGAGTTGGTATGCTTGAGTTGGATTAAATGGATTGAGTTGctaaatttatttgatgttgaaattcGGTTGCGTGAATTGATGAAATTGAGGTTATCACTAGTTTATATTGCTGCTGAATTGTGTTTGGTAATAGGTTAGAATGTTGATTGAAATTGGTCTAGAATTAATGGTTTGAAGGTGAAATTATAAGGGGATTGTTTATTGAGTGAGCTTGATGTTAGAAGTTTGTGTCATTTAACGACCATTTTGGACGTTTAGCGCTGCAAAATCAGAGAACTCTTGTGTTATGTGGTGCTGAGCGACACTTTTAGGTGCTAAGCGTCATTTCTTGTGTGCAGTCTGGAACCTTTCTTCCATAATTTGCTGGACGAGAGGCAAGCATAAATACTAGTGCTCACAGACGTGCGTTGAGCGCTCCCTGTTCCTAAAAATTGCATGTTTTTGTGTTTGTCTGATTTTTGCTTTATTTGAATTAAGTGACTTTGGATTCTTTACAtgtgtattatttattatattaatgacGTTTCATATGCTTTAGATCTAAATATGAGTATGTATGGTATTCACACATGATATGGTGTGTGATAGTTTGATGTGGACGAACTATTTCCCCACACACAGTATACAGGTCCCCAGCCAATCATATTGACGTGAAATCACATTCGTACATATTGCTAATAATAATTTCCATTGTACATAgaataatattatctttttacaactctttttcaactttttatcttttcaatgtTCTTATCATAATCTTTTCACTTCTCTTGTATAGTTTCTTTGAAGAACTTTATACAGTTTCTCAAGAATAGTTTTCTAtcaaaatatagtttattagATGGAAAATGTCtctttaataactttttttttacaattttttaacagatttgacaattttttaacaacaatttacgtgatttgataattttttaacaacttaTGTGATATAGTATGATTgatctattttaaatatatataaaataataacccatagttaaaaaattgttaaaaaaagtatttaaaatatcatcCTACTTGTTCGATATTCATTTTGATTATGAATTTTCTTACAAGTACAAGTACAAAATCTGTACCAGAAAATAGGAACTGCACCTTATTTCAAGTAGCACAAATACACTTTCCAATCACTCTATTACAGTGCTAAGAATCATTTGAGTACTACACCTTTTGTTCACTTTCAAAGGTTTTCAATCATTTATTTGGTGTTCATACTTTAGTcacatttttcatttctttatgAATATGATTATGTCAGTAGATCAATTGTTAAATTATTAGTTCATTCATGTACTTGTGGCTTGTAATTTTTTCCTATATAAGCACTGAGTTTTTACAAGTTATGTAATCATTGTATCAATATCAGGTTTCTTGTATAATAATAGTACATATCTGCAATTAAGTCAAAAGGTAAAAGCAAGAAAAGTTCTTCAGAGATGAGTTCATATCCCTTCTTTCTTTGTCCATCTCTTTATTACTTTTAACTAAAATTcaacactctctctctctctgttgTTCTTCATAAGTTTGATACAATATTTGAATGTGAACATAAACCTAATCTGTTCATTCCTTTCATTGAATCAGACATCAAGGAGCAGGAATACATTATTGTGATTGACtacaagaagaaaataataattgtttgaaaGAAATTGTGTAAATAACTCTAGCTTCGCATATAAGACTGCTGCAAACTCTTAACCACAAAAACGGAATATCCTAATGCCAACAAAATGATATGTGGAGGCAGGCAACTTCTACAATCTATGCTAATTAACACTCATCAGCAAGTACAATTTGTGAGGCTAAACGATGTTGCTGCACCTTTCAAATCATGATCTTGAGCATGTTGCATGCAGTCACCCTCAGCTTTTATTACTGCATCATCTATCTTAAACAACACTGATTCATCACTGCAAAATCATTCAAATCAACAACATTCATGTTATGTTTCATCCCTCACAGACATAATTAAACAACTATAATCATAAGTATTTAGCAGTTATTCACTTCTGTCATCGAATTTATGCCATTGCAGACCTCTTATTAAAACAATTCCAGTACAAAATCTGAGAAGTCTCCAGGACCTATGATTTTACATTACTGTAAGCAATCTTAATCTTTGAACAAAGGAACCATGACAAACCCAAGACAAGAAAAATCCCATTGCAGAAATGCTCCTTAAATGTTAGCAGATGCATGCattcaaacaaaaatcatgCAGTTATACTTAATCAGACATTAGTTATATAAATATGTGAATGAAAACGATAATTATCCAAGCATTAAGTAAATGAAATTCCAACGTAATTGTAATCTGATATAGCCCTTTGAAATCACAATGTGAACACAGATATGTACTACTGATAGACAAACCTGCGATGGACTAATTCTTCAGACTCGAACCCTAACTCACTTCTCTCATCAGAATCAATGTCAATGACGGCCTTGTGATCGTATTCATCGCTAACATTACTACTCTGTCCTTGCAACGACAACGAAGAAAGCGACACAGCAGTGTTCTGCACAGCCCACGTGTTCATCTGTTCCTGCAAAGGGGTGGCGCCGTTGAAGTTCTGGCTCCCAttttcatgcatcataacataCTGCTCCTGTTGGTGCGGCTGCAGACACTGATACTGTGGCTGGCCGTACAGCCCCATCGGGTCGGCGTTCAAAACCTCACCATCTCCATTGACGGTGACGTTAACGCTGTTGGGAGCATAGATACCGTGCTGGTGCTGATACTGGTGCTGATTCTGGTGAGCCTGAGCTCGAAACATGGCGAGTTGCTGAAGGACGAGGTCCAGCTCGGCTCGGCAGTACTCAATCTGAGTCTGCAGGTCGATAATGTACCTGTAGCAGCCTCCGACAGGGTCCGAGGCACGCATGTCGGATTGGTAGATTATGGTACGCATGGCTTGGTCCTTGTCGCGAGGGCTGACAACCTTAATGATTTTGGTGATGTTGCTTACTCCGAACAACTTGTGAGCGTTGAGGAACTGGCGCTGTCGATCGTGAGGGAAATACGGTGCGAGAATGCAGTCGGGTG harbors:
- the LOC108323324 gene encoding chaperonin CPN60-like 2, mitochondrial; translated protein: MYRLARKVASSSIASPSAKNLVYGRLLSSRNFVSKDINFGVGARAAILQGVTQVADAVKVTMGPKGRNVIIDRSRGNPRITKDGVTVAKSIKFKDKEKNIGADLVKQVAKATNTAAGDGTTCATVLTQAILTEGCKSIAAGVNVMDLRNGINKAVDAVITDLKSRALMISTPEEITQVGTISANGERDIGELIARAMEKVGKEGVITVVDGNTLDNELEVVEGMKLTRGYISPYFITDQKTRKCELENPFILIHDKKISDMNSLLKILELAVTKKRPLLVVAEDVESDALAMLILNKHHAGLKVCAIKAPGFGDSRRANLDDLATLTGGEVITEERGLSLDKVQSEMLGTARKVTVTIDDTIVLHGGGDKKAIEERCEQLRTAMESSSAVFDKEKAQERLSKLSGGVAVFKVGGASEAEVGERKDRVTDALNATRAAVEEGIVPGGGVALLYATKALDNLQTKNEDEKRGVQIIQNALKAPTSTIASNAGFDGALIHSKLLEQDDHNLGFDAAKGVYVDMVKAGIIDPLKVVRTALVDAASVSLLLTTTEAAVVDNPHDKNKPPSRVPDMDDLDL
- the LOC108323320 gene encoding LOB domain-containing protein 22, translated to MNNNNNNTSTITTTNTNTNTKTNNRISSTRNGNSTTQACAACKYQRRKCAPDCILAPYFPHDRQRQFLNAHKLFGVSNITKIIKVVSPRDKDQAMRTIIYQSDMRASDPVGGCYRYIIDLQTQIEYCRAELDLVLQQLAMFRAQAHQNQHQYQHQHGIYAPNSVNVTVNGDGEVLNADPMGLYGQPQYQCLQPHQQEQYVMMHENGSQNFNGATPLQEQMNTWAVQNTAVSLSSLSLQGQSSNVSDEYDHKAVIDIDSDERSELGFESEELVHRSDESVLFKIDDAVIKAEGDCMQHAQDHDLKGAATSFSLTNCTC